One genomic window of Psychrobacter cibarius includes the following:
- a CDS encoding KilA-N domain-containing protein — protein sequence MSSLTAIEPKITILDQDVNMVDGLYSLNDMHRIGGGEKRHQPSLFLRNREVIDLADEIIHSTNMQSDQVLRRINGGENRGTYACKEIVYRYAMWISAKFALVVIRTFDEVMTKRLANEQLNNLCYDLSLVTQSLTHAGRYLSVGGNQIKPALEKQIDLLMNEIQPQLTGFNDAKLIN from the coding sequence ATGAGTAGTTTAACAGCTATAGAACCAAAAATCACTATTCTTGACCAAGATGTAAATATGGTCGATGGTCTTTATTCGCTTAATGATATGCACAGAATAGGCGGAGGTGAGAAAAGACACCAGCCGTCACTATTTTTAAGAAATAGAGAAGTGATTGATTTGGCAGATGAAATAATCCACTCTACGAATATGCAGAGTGACCAAGTATTAAGGCGTATCAATGGCGGTGAAAATCGCGGTACTTACGCTTGCAAGGAAATAGTTTATCGCTACGCCATGTGGATAAGCGCCAAGTTTGCACTTGTGGTTATTCGCACATTCGATGAAGTGATGACCAAGCGACTAGCAAACGAGCAGCTTAATAACCTATGCTATGATTTGTCGCTAGTCACTCAGAGCCTAACACACGCAGGTCGCTATCTGTCAGTAGGCGGCAATCAGATTAAACCTGCGTTAGAAAAGCAAATTGACTTACTGATGAATGAGATACAGCCGCAACTTACTGGCTTTAATGATGCAAAACTAATTAATTAA
- a CDS encoding Arc family DNA-binding protein: MSKQIAQVNFRLPQSLKDQLEEAATINDRSTTNEIINRLQASFDNEVKHGDVRDAYSEYNQAKLALIDAINRDDLALRDSAILNTFN; the protein is encoded by the coding sequence ATGTCAAAGCAGATAGCACAGGTAAATTTTCGCTTACCTCAATCACTAAAAGACCAACTTGAGGAAGCGGCAACCATTAATGATCGCTCGACTACCAATGAGATTATAAACCGTCTGCAAGCCTCGTTTGATAACGAGGTCAAGCATGGCGATGTTCGTGACGCGTACAGTGAATACAATCAAGCAAAGCTCGCTTTAATTGATGCCATCAATCGTGACGACCTAGCACTAAGAGATAGCGCGATACTCAATACCTTTAATTAA